One genomic segment of Anas platyrhynchos isolate ZD024472 breed Pekin duck chromosome 32, IASCAAS_PekinDuck_T2T, whole genome shotgun sequence includes these proteins:
- the LOC140000434 gene encoding olfactory receptor 14C36-like — MSNSSFPTEFLLVAFADTRQLQLLHFGLFLGIYLAALLGNGLILGAVACNHRLHTPMYFFLLNLALIDMGSISTTVPKAMANSLWDRTTISYAGCATQVFMFVVFVTAEFYLLTIMAYDRYIAICKPLHYGTIMDSRTCVNMAVATWGSTFLYAVLHTANTFSLPLCQSNALDQFFCEIPQILKLSCSDVYLREAGLVVVSVCLAFGCFVFLVLSYVQIFRAVLRIPSEQGRHKAFSTCLPHLAVVSLFISNIVFAYLKPPFKSSSSLNLLLAVLYSVVPPAVNPLIYSMRNKELMDAVRKLIWGMFFSTHKVSFTLQK; from the coding sequence atgtccaacagcagcttccccacagagttcctcctcgtggcatttgcagacacacgccagctgcagctcctgcacttcggcctcttcctgggcatctacctggctgccctcctgggcaacggcctcatcctcggCGCCgtagcctgcaaccaccgcctccacacccccatgtacttcttcctcctcaacctcgcccttaTTGACATgggctccatctccaccactgttcctaaagccatggccaactccCTCTGGGACAGAAcgaccatttcctatgcaggttGTGCTACCCAGGTATTTATGTTTGTTGTCTTTGtcacagcagagttttatcttctcaccatcatggcctatgaccgctacattgccatctgcaaacccctgcactacggaacaataatggacagcagaacttgtgtcaacatggcagtgGCTACCTGGGGCAGCACTTTTCTCTATGcagtgctgcacactgccaataccttttccctccccctctgccaaAGCAATGCCTtagaccagttcttctgtgaaattccccagatcctcaagctctcctgctctgatGTCTACCTCAGGGAAGCTGGGCTTGTTGTGGTTAGTGTCTGCTTAGCCTTTGGGTGTTTTGTCTTCCTTGTGCTTTCTTACGTGCAGATCttcagagctgtgctgaggatccctTCAGAGCAGGGCCgtcacaaagccttttccacttgcctccctcacctggccgtggtctccctcttCATCAGCAATATTGTGTTTGCCTATCTGAAGCCCCCTTTCAAGTCCTCCTCAtccctgaatcttttgctggcggttctgtactcagtggtgcctccagcggtgaaccccctcatctacagcatgaggaacaaagaGCTCATGGATGCTGTTAGGAAACTGATTTGGGGGATGTTTTTTAGTACTCATAAAGTTTCCTTCActctacagaaatga